From the Bacillota bacterium genome, the window CCTTCAGCGAAGCCAATCTACACCTCATGCCTTCCTACAAACTGTCGAAGGCCGGGTAACGCACGCACCACATCTTTGCCGGAAACGCGGGGCAGCCTTGTCATACCGCAACCTCCACCTCGCCTATCAGCAGGTGCACGTCTTCCGCAGGTACGGCCCTACCCTGCTTCCTAAGCGCCTCGAGATAACCCTCAATAGCTTCCCGAATGTTGCCAAGCGCCTCCTCAACCGTGTCCCCTTCCGACAGGCACCCCGGCAGCGCGGGCACAGTTACCGTGTAACCTCCGCCTTGTTCGTTCCATTCCAACAGAACCTTGAATCTCGCCTTCAACCGGCTCACCTCGCCCTCTAGTGTACCA encodes:
- a CDS encoding type II toxin-antitoxin system HicB family antitoxin → MKARFKVLLEWNEQGGGYTVTVPALPGCLSEGDTVEEALGNIREAIEGYLEALRKQGRAVPAEDVHLLIGEVEVAV